The Bartonella birtlesii IBS 325 genome has a window encoding:
- a CDS encoding GNAT family N-acetyltransferase produces the protein MFLGYINNNPVAICFCIKADGVGGVYDIVTNPDFQKRGVGTLMTKIAIEHLKRKKCHVIGMQASNEGIGIYKKLGFINFGEFKVYSNKHMVI, from the coding sequence ATGTTCCTTGGTTATATAAATAACAATCCTGTAGCAATATGTTTTTGTATTAAAGCGGATGGAGTTGGTGGAGTGTATGATATTGTCACTAATCCAGATTTTCAGAAAAGAGGTGTCGGGACATTAATGACAAAAATTGCTATTGAGCATTTAAAAAGAAAGAAATGTCATGTTATTGGTATGCAAGCCTCTAATGAGGGAATTGGTATTTATAAAAAATTGGGTTTTATAAACTTTGGTGAATTCAAAGTTTATTCCAATAAACACATGGTAATTTAG